A window of Belonocnema kinseyi isolate 2016_QV_RU_SX_M_011 chromosome 9, B_treatae_v1, whole genome shotgun sequence contains these coding sequences:
- the LOC117179680 gene encoding uncharacterized protein LOC117179680: MSQLNSGMRKYYQAALLAVATLSIITLLFYRHEYYKLRYVLEVFNYFGKPELKEHIDNCTEGNRRPEKVSSDFEDPFASWQRLNDDLFVYSSYGKSKSEVVTIGFGKLQNNLNFNCDVYLHEESRIAPGKFSYSIIKNTTDDIQNDEYCGYLLKCEHFEEGNPAGVAYYPSSDDNINKNSLILSLKQLPQPLSVDSYVFCVAPPENLMITFPEMTNFLNTHKSIGVDNFIVYDYGIAIASNKALKSSDKYDYTRIPWNFPFLKARSGIIKEIIELDCLYRTYNKVMYAAVLSWEEKIELHYHSSLHNLMFDFKKNKMYGQRFMFKSSVVCTPKKVGKHRVNSTISRKERNRPVYILKSDDVLHNEVFKTMEVLPELVDVKRYQECGSAQEIVKRKVSNYRKSFRFSGDT, encoded by the coding sequence atgtCGCAACTAAATAGTGGCATGCGTAAGTACTATCAAGCCGCGTTGCTCGCGGTCGCTACTCTGAGTATCATAACCCTTCTTTTTTATCGACATGAATACTACAAGTTACGATATGTCCTAgaagtttttaattactttggAAAGCCTGAGCTCAAAGAACATATCGATAATTGTACAGAGGGCAACAGAAGACCGGAAAAAGTTAGTTCAGATTTCGAAGACCCGTTCGCATCATGGCAAAGACTCAACGATGATTTATTCGTCTATTCGTCTTATGGTAAAAGTAAAAGTGAAGTTGTAACCATCGgtttcggaaaattacaaaataatttaaatttcaactgtgaTGTCTACCTGCACGAAGAGAGCCGGATTGCACCTGGAAAGTTCTCTTACTCAATTATCAAAAACACAACGGACGATATCCAGAATGACGAATATTGCGGATATCTCTTAAAATGCGAGCACTTTGAGGAAGGAAATCCCGCCGGTGTAGCGTATTACCCATCTTCAGAtgataatatcaataaaaatagccTGATTTTGTCGCTAAAGCAGTTACCACAACCTTTGAGTGTCGATAGTTACGTTTTTTGTGTCGCACCGCCTGAAAATCTAATGATAACTTTCCCAGAAATGACGAATTTCTTAAATACTCACAAATCGATTGGTGTCGATAATTTTATCGTTTACGATTATGGTATCGCTATAGCCTCAAATAAGGCACTAAAAAGCAGTGATAAATATGATTATACCAGAATTCCGTGGAACTTTCCTTTCTTGAAAGCTCGTTCAGGAATAATCAAGGAAATTATAGAATTAGACTGTCTTTACCGCACATACAATAAAGTAATGTACGCTGCCGTTTTGTCCTgggaagaaaaaattgaactccATTATCATTCTAGTCTAcataatttaatgtttgattttaaaaagaacaaaatgtATGGACAACGTTTCATGTTCAAAAGTTCAGTTGTTTGTACACCAAAAAAGGTTGGCAAGCATAGAGTGAATTCTACCATTTCACGTAAAGAAAGAAATCGACCCGTGTACATTTTAAAATCTGATGATGTTCTGCATAATGAGGTTTTTAAAACTATGGAAGTTCTTCCTGAATTGGTGGATGTGAAGCGGTATCAAGAATGCGGAAGTGCCCAAGAAATTGTAAAGCGGAAAGTTTCGAATTATAGGAAAAGTTTCAGGTTTTCGGGAGATACATGA